A single genomic interval of Alistipes provencensis harbors:
- a CDS encoding endonuclease/exonuclease/phosphatase family protein — MGRIYKNRLALICTALLVAMCSSEDEIPPVKAALKVMSFNIRMTTEADTGDLSWESRRESCVRMIRDVRPGVIGMQEPRPEQRTYLSEALPEYGQFYIAEDENHPENQCGHMSLFYLTSEYTLLDRGYFWLSETPDVPSMPWNTTDGNYRTTLWVHLKENVTQKEFYFFTTHLPYKAENDEPRLLCARLNVAKMKEIAGRGMPVFIAGDMNASYATDDKRRSCLNPYYEWMWSGRDAAPDSDREYSFNNFGLSEAKSTWNYDHIFYRRVTPVQFRTITRADYGVRFVSDHYPIVLTAEF; from the coding sequence ATGGGACGAATCTATAAAAATCGACTGGCGCTGATCTGTACAGCGCTGCTCGTGGCCATGTGCTCGTCGGAAGACGAAATTCCACCCGTAAAGGCCGCGCTGAAAGTAATGTCGTTCAATATCCGGATGACGACCGAGGCCGACACGGGCGATCTGTCGTGGGAGTCCCGCAGGGAGTCCTGCGTGAGGATGATCCGTGATGTCCGGCCCGGTGTGATCGGCATGCAGGAGCCGCGCCCCGAGCAGCGGACCTATCTTTCGGAGGCGCTGCCCGAGTATGGGCAGTTTTACATCGCCGAAGACGAAAACCATCCTGAAAACCAGTGCGGCCATATGTCGCTCTTCTATCTGACGTCCGAATATACGCTCCTCGACCGCGGGTATTTCTGGCTGAGCGAAACTCCCGACGTTCCCTCGATGCCATGGAATACGACCGACGGCAATTACCGGACTACGTTGTGGGTGCATTTGAAAGAGAATGTCACACAAAAGGAGTTCTACTTCTTCACCACGCACCTGCCTTATAAGGCGGAGAACGACGAACCGCGTTTGCTGTGTGCCCGGCTCAATGTGGCGAAGATGAAGGAGATTGCCGGACGCGGCATGCCCGTATTCATTGCGGGCGATATGAACGCATCCTATGCAACGGATGACAAGCGCCGCAGTTGCCTGAATCCCTACTACGAGTGGATGTGGTCCGGACGCGATGCGGCGCCTGATTCCGATCGGGAGTACAGCTTCAATAATTTCGGATTGAGCGAGGCCAAAAGCACATGGAATTACGACCATATCTTCTATCGTCGTGTAACGCCGGTGCAGTTCCGGACGATCACCCGTGCGGATTACGGGGTACGCTTCGTCTCCGATCACTATCCGATTGTACTGACGGCCGAATTTTGA
- a CDS encoding sulfatase family protein, producing MNKRILFGAVPVIPLLAGSCAGDPAVPVPENVRPNIIFIFSDDLGIGDLSCYGATKVATPNIDRLAAQGQRFTNAYATSATSTPSRFGLLTGMYPWRLPNTQIAPGNSELIIDTECHTLADAMHDAGYVTGAVGKWHLGLGPVGGTDFNVEIRPDARDIGFDYEYLIPATVDRVPCVFVENGHVVGLDPADPITVNYDHKVGDWPTGAENPELLKLRPSHGHDNTIVNGISRIGWMTGGRSALWVDEGIADTIALKATQFIARHKDEPFFLYMGTNDVHVPRVPHPRFAGKSGMGTRGDVILQLDWTIGEVMRTLDSLGIADNTLLVFTSDNGPAIDDGYQDEAAMRLGGHTPSGIYRGGKYSLYEAGTRIPFIVRWPAFVRPGEQGAVFSQIDVYRSLASLTGVALPEGAAPDSRDHLPELLGTGHADREFVIEQNRQNTLAIRCGEWKYLEPSDKQSYEYRKSVELGNSPRPQLFRISKDPCERYDVAERYPEIVRELAGRLEAVKQGR from the coding sequence ATGAACAAGCGTATCCTTTTCGGTGCTGTGCCCGTTATTCCCTTGCTTGCAGGGAGTTGTGCCGGCGATCCGGCGGTTCCCGTTCCGGAAAATGTCCGCCCGAACATTATCTTTATCTTCTCCGACGACCTCGGTATCGGCGACCTGAGCTGCTATGGGGCGACGAAAGTCGCGACGCCCAACATCGACCGTCTGGCTGCGCAGGGGCAGCGCTTTACCAATGCCTATGCGACTTCCGCCACCAGTACGCCGTCGCGCTTCGGTCTGCTGACGGGCATGTATCCTTGGCGTCTGCCCAATACGCAGATCGCTCCCGGAAATTCCGAACTCATCATCGACACGGAGTGCCATACGCTCGCCGATGCCATGCACGACGCCGGTTACGTCACCGGGGCCGTGGGCAAATGGCATCTCGGTCTGGGGCCTGTCGGCGGCACGGATTTCAATGTCGAGATACGTCCCGATGCGCGTGATATCGGTTTTGATTACGAATATCTCATACCCGCTACGGTAGACCGTGTGCCGTGCGTCTTCGTGGAGAACGGACATGTCGTGGGGCTGGACCCCGCCGATCCGATCACGGTGAATTACGACCACAAGGTCGGCGACTGGCCGACGGGCGCCGAGAATCCCGAGTTGCTGAAACTGCGTCCGAGCCACGGACACGACAACACGATCGTCAACGGCATTTCGCGCATCGGATGGATGACCGGGGGCCGTTCGGCGCTGTGGGTCGACGAAGGTATCGCCGACACGATAGCCCTGAAAGCCACGCAGTTCATCGCCCGCCACAAGGATGAGCCGTTTTTCCTCTATATGGGAACCAACGACGTGCATGTGCCGCGCGTTCCGCATCCCCGTTTTGCGGGCAAGAGCGGCATGGGGACCCGCGGCGACGTGATCCTGCAGCTCGACTGGACGATCGGCGAGGTGATGCGCACGTTGGACAGCCTCGGCATCGCCGACAATACGCTGCTGGTTTTCACCTCCGACAACGGCCCCGCGATCGACGACGGCTATCAGGACGAGGCGGCCATGCGGCTGGGCGGCCATACGCCTTCGGGTATCTACCGAGGCGGCAAGTACAGCCTGTATGAAGCCGGAACGCGCATTCCGTTCATCGTGCGGTGGCCGGCGTTCGTGCGGCCGGGCGAGCAGGGTGCCGTCTTCTCCCAGATCGACGTCTACCGCTCGCTGGCATCCCTGACCGGCGTTGCACTGCCCGAAGGCGCTGCTCCCGACAGCCGCGATCATCTGCCCGAGTTGCTCGGGACGGGGCACGCCGACCGCGAATTCGTCATCGAGCAGAACCGCCAGAATACGCTGGCCATCCGCTGCGGCGAATGGAAATATTTGGAACCGAGCGACAAACAGAGCTATGAATACCGCAAGTCGGTCGAGTTGGGCAATTCGCCCCGGCCGCAGCTCTTCCGCATTTCGAAAGATCCGTGCGAGCGGTACGACGTAGCGGAGCGGTATCCCGAGATTGTCCGAGAGCTTGCCGGCAGACTCGAAGCCGTGAAACAAGGGCGATAG
- a CDS encoding DUF5689 domain-containing protein has protein sequence MNKYNIIAAAAGSLLLGACNVDDSNDTPLVELGARTTEFTVDATAGHVDIDVLTNRRCHLRFLEETPWAELSAETLDGDSSFYIDYDDNDDFPRMTRVLIEADNKLHRDTITLRQRGGQTPALSLPSGSLIVSGSVSGSDAIRFDTNIDFSEIERDVVYTSGDDEAWISGISYGEGMLRLDYDKNPYDSQLRTASVILRWTDGWNESHSATLYVMQKTAGDMLGRSVDFGYIRSLPDAGESVTVDEYVIIEGYIVSNPESGNAGENIRTTEMTIDYSGSQRTAYIESLDGKYGFMIETAGVGDNIFRRYDKVQILLYGTALARHENPERYVISGVTAQMVTAQEAGTAAAIPDKRRFVSELTDDDVYTFVTLRDCEFPVRKGALTPIHDGYTNAHNNEITSKYPRLMRDIEGSSIYLYTNTTCPYRRDGRKLPYGSGEIGGVVVFELYPGYVYGDGTDEDSHGNIGRYQLRHMAYEDIRFDDEASFSALLTEYRYVKDQKQDASDKRYYWYPTFGANGRFSHSTTIKPTTYTTWNYIGPVGTKNALPPFSAHIGNEGYGMGIILEDGTDYNNPGGDKVDAKINADGKGQETSPACTSWKQTCWWDYTNDRGESWCVEFSTADIETDFLSMQFTVQGGKAGAGVSPIFWKAEWSLSGDLSGDDGWKYIGSYQVPDMVISSSVKAWQLGAYKQIDMPLPLEMLGHGKVYIRFTPERNAVNSTAKFAVSEIPAKDASSAMDYFAIRYNK, from the coding sequence ATGAATAAATACAACATAATCGCGGCTGCCGCAGGATCGCTTCTCCTCGGGGCATGCAACGTGGACGACAGCAACGACACTCCGCTGGTGGAGCTTGGAGCCAGAACAACCGAATTTACGGTCGATGCAACGGCGGGGCATGTGGATATTGACGTTCTTACGAACCGGCGCTGCCATTTACGCTTTCTTGAGGAAACGCCGTGGGCCGAGCTGAGCGCCGAAACTCTTGACGGCGATTCGTCGTTTTATATCGATTACGATGACAATGACGATTTCCCGCGTATGACACGGGTGTTGATCGAAGCCGATAACAAACTCCACCGGGATACGATAACGCTCCGGCAGCGCGGCGGGCAGACTCCGGCGCTGAGTCTGCCCTCAGGTTCGCTGATCGTTTCGGGCAGCGTTTCGGGCAGCGATGCTATCCGTTTCGACACCAACATCGATTTTTCCGAGATTGAACGGGATGTCGTCTATACGAGCGGGGATGACGAGGCTTGGATCTCCGGTATTTCGTATGGGGAAGGCATGTTACGCCTCGATTACGATAAAAATCCTTACGATTCGCAGCTCCGCACGGCTTCCGTCATCCTGCGATGGACCGACGGCTGGAATGAATCTCATTCTGCGACCCTTTATGTCATGCAGAAAACCGCTGGAGACATGCTGGGGCGAAGCGTCGATTTCGGCTATATCCGCAGCCTGCCCGATGCCGGAGAGTCGGTGACCGTCGACGAATATGTCATTATCGAGGGCTATATCGTAAGTAATCCCGAATCAGGCAACGCCGGCGAAAATATCCGGACAACGGAGATGACCATAGATTACTCGGGCAGCCAAAGAACCGCCTACATCGAGAGTCTCGATGGCAAGTATGGCTTTATGATCGAGACGGCAGGCGTCGGGGACAATATCTTCAGGCGTTATGACAAAGTGCAGATTCTGCTGTACGGTACCGCTCTTGCCCGGCATGAAAATCCTGAACGTTACGTCATTTCGGGCGTTACGGCCCAAATGGTGACGGCGCAGGAAGCCGGAACGGCAGCAGCCATTCCGGATAAAAGACGATTCGTTTCGGAGTTGACGGACGATGACGTATATACCTTTGTAACGCTTCGGGACTGTGAATTCCCCGTCCGTAAAGGTGCACTGACCCCGATTCACGACGGATATACGAATGCGCACAATAATGAAATCACCTCGAAATATCCGCGTCTGATGCGCGACATCGAAGGATCGAGCATCTATCTCTACACAAACACGACCTGTCCTTATCGCCGTGACGGTCGGAAATTACCCTACGGGTCGGGTGAGATTGGCGGAGTGGTGGTTTTCGAGCTTTATCCCGGTTATGTCTATGGGGACGGGACGGACGAGGATTCGCACGGCAATATCGGCCGTTACCAACTTCGCCACATGGCTTACGAAGACATTCGTTTTGATGACGAGGCGAGCTTTTCGGCGCTTCTGACCGAGTATCGTTATGTTAAGGATCAAAAACAGGATGCCTCCGACAAACGGTATTATTGGTATCCGACTTTCGGGGCCAATGGGCGATTCTCCCATTCGACGACCATCAAGCCGACGACTTATACGACTTGGAATTATATTGGTCCGGTCGGAACGAAAAACGCATTGCCGCCTTTCTCGGCCCATATCGGCAATGAGGGATATGGTATGGGCATCATTCTGGAAGACGGCACGGATTACAATAATCCCGGAGGCGATAAGGTCGACGCCAAGATCAATGCCGATGGAAAGGGGCAGGAAACAAGTCCTGCATGCACGTCATGGAAACAGACTTGCTGGTGGGACTATACGAACGACCGGGGCGAATCGTGGTGTGTGGAGTTTTCGACTGCCGATATTGAGACGGATTTTCTCTCGATGCAGTTTACCGTACAGGGCGGTAAGGCCGGAGCAGGGGTTTCCCCGATCTTCTGGAAAGCCGAATGGTCGTTGTCGGGCGATCTGTCGGGCGATGACGGCTGGAAGTATATCGGTTCCTATCAGGTGCCGGATATGGTAATCAGCTCTTCGGTAAAGGCTTGGCAGTTGGGTGCCTACAAGCAGATTGACATGCCGCTACCGCTCGAAATGCTGGGGCACGGCAAAGTTTATATCCGGTTTACCCCCGAAAGGAACGCCGTTAACAGCACTGCGAAGTTCGCTGTATCCGAAATTCCGGCCAAGGATGCTTCCAGTGCAATGGATTATTTTGCCATACGGTATAACAAGTGA
- a CDS encoding BACON domain-containing protein, which produces MKRFFWIVGLLACMPLTACDDDNPGTTDSAVVYTAEGSVNASDVEKSITLYTTCDWTAAGDEWITVEPAGGSRGVFAVRLSFGANGTGSPRTGTVTFTAGSYKETYTFTQKAE; this is translated from the coding sequence ATGAAACGATTTTTTTGGATCGTCGGTCTGTTGGCGTGTATGCCGTTGACAGCATGCGACGACGACAATCCCGGAACCACCGACAGCGCCGTCGTCTACACGGCCGAAGGAAGCGTCAACGCGAGCGACGTCGAGAAGTCGATCACGCTCTACACGACCTGCGACTGGACCGCCGCGGGTGACGAATGGATCACGGTCGAGCCGGCCGGCGGTTCGCGGGGCGTTTTTGCCGTCCGCCTGAGCTTTGGAGCCAACGGTACGGGCAGTCCGAGGACCGGTACGGTGACTTTTACCGCCGGCTCCTACAAAGAAACCTATACATTCACCCAGAAGGCCGAATAA
- a CDS encoding endonuclease/exonuclease/phosphatase family protein, translated as MSYNIRGTGHKGDTGELVWDIRKEASIAMIARERPDVIGFQEPKNEQVIWLTEHLPDYAHVSAGRDQGVSSEGEHLPVMWLREKYDLVDWGYYWLSETPGEVSRGWDAKNRRITVWVCLRDKVSGGKFYYFNTHLDHKGHEARRRGALLNVEMMRKIAGKRTPAFISGDMNAEIGQKTGEYLKAYTAWLESAHDAAPESDDRPSFNGFGKSRARTLDYIYFRRARALRYETLDSEAYGVRYVSDHYPIVCTFVF; from the coding sequence ATGTCTTACAACATCCGTGGCACGGGTCACAAGGGCGACACGGGCGAGCTGGTCTGGGATATCCGCAAAGAAGCGTCGATCGCCATGATCGCCCGCGAGCGTCCCGACGTAATCGGATTTCAGGAACCGAAGAATGAACAGGTCATATGGCTGACCGAACACCTGCCCGACTATGCTCATGTCTCGGCGGGGCGCGATCAGGGTGTGAGTTCCGAAGGGGAGCATCTCCCGGTGATGTGGCTCCGCGAAAAATACGATCTTGTCGACTGGGGGTATTACTGGCTTTCGGAAACGCCCGGCGAGGTGTCCCGCGGCTGGGATGCCAAGAACCGCCGCATTACGGTGTGGGTATGTTTGCGCGACAAGGTTTCCGGCGGGAAATTTTATTATTTCAACACGCATCTCGACCATAAAGGGCACGAAGCGCGCCGCAGAGGGGCGTTGCTGAATGTCGAAATGATGCGTAAAATCGCCGGGAAACGCACCCCGGCTTTTATCTCGGGAGACATGAATGCCGAGATCGGACAGAAGACCGGAGAATACCTCAAGGCTTATACCGCATGGCTGGAATCCGCACACGACGCGGCCCCTGAAAGCGACGACCGCCCGTCGTTCAACGGCTTCGGGAAGAGCCGCGCCCGGACATTGGATTACATCTATTTCCGTCGGGCCCGGGCGTTGCGCTATGAAACGCTCGACAGCGAAGCCTACGGGGTCCGGTATGTTTCCGACCACTATCCGATCGTCTGTACATTTGTTTTTTAA
- a CDS encoding MFS transporter, with translation MSRITEFYRISPAAPAREQDEVSRDKYYRRLRLQAFTAATLGYSLYYVCRTSLNVMKKPILDSGSLDASQLGVIGSALLFAYAIGKFVNGFIADYCNIKRFMATGLIVSAAANALMGLMGLAHSVVPTAVIFVAFAVMWGLNGWAQSMGAPPAIISLSRWYPLKERGTYYGFFSASHNLGEFFSFLFVGSIVSFAGWQAGFFGSAVAGAIGVVLVLCWLHDTPESKGLPPVEALAHEKPVPGAEKSVKEIQKQVLRTPAVWVLAAASAFMYISRYAINGWGVLFLQEAKGFSDVEAISIVSINALLGILGTVLSGWFSDKLFKGDRKIPALLFGILNSVALALFLYGGNAMWVNVLSMVLFGIAIGVLICFLGGLMAVDIVPRKATGAALGVVGIASYIAAGIQDVASGWLIDRHITVAADGAKHYDFGPVALFWIAASVISFLLPLLNKSKGKMA, from the coding sequence ATGAGCCGTATTACGGAATTCTACCGCATCAGCCCTGCGGCTCCTGCCCGGGAGCAGGACGAGGTGTCGCGTGACAAGTACTACCGCCGCCTGCGCCTGCAGGCATTCACCGCCGCAACGCTCGGATACAGTCTCTACTACGTCTGCCGCACCAGTCTCAACGTCATGAAGAAGCCCATTCTCGACAGCGGGTCCTTGGACGCATCGCAGTTGGGAGTCATCGGCTCGGCACTCCTCTTCGCCTATGCCATCGGCAAGTTCGTCAACGGATTCATTGCCGACTACTGCAACATCAAGCGCTTCATGGCCACGGGACTCATCGTCTCGGCCGCAGCCAATGCCCTGATGGGGCTCATGGGGCTCGCACATTCCGTAGTCCCAACGGCCGTGATATTCGTTGCATTCGCCGTGATGTGGGGACTGAACGGGTGGGCGCAGTCCATGGGGGCGCCTCCGGCCATCATATCCCTCTCCCGCTGGTATCCGCTCAAGGAGCGCGGAACCTACTACGGATTCTTCTCCGCAAGCCACAACCTCGGGGAGTTCTTCTCATTCCTTTTCGTAGGCTCCATCGTCTCCTTTGCGGGGTGGCAGGCCGGGTTCTTCGGATCGGCCGTGGCAGGAGCCATCGGCGTGGTGCTGGTACTCTGCTGGCTCCACGACACTCCGGAGTCGAAGGGACTGCCCCCGGTCGAGGCGCTGGCCCATGAAAAACCCGTCCCCGGAGCGGAGAAGTCCGTCAAAGAGATTCAGAAGCAGGTGCTCAGAACACCGGCCGTGTGGGTGCTGGCTGCGGCGAGCGCATTCATGTACATCTCGCGCTATGCCATAAACGGTTGGGGCGTGCTGTTCCTCCAAGAGGCAAAGGGATTCTCCGACGTCGAGGCCATCTCGATCGTCTCGATAAACGCACTGCTGGGAATACTCGGAACGGTACTTTCGGGGTGGTTCTCGGACAAGCTGTTCAAGGGCGACCGGAAGATTCCCGCGCTGCTGTTCGGCATACTGAACTCCGTGGCGCTGGCGCTGTTCCTATACGGTGGAAACGCCATGTGGGTGAACGTCCTCTCGATGGTGCTGTTCGGAATAGCCATCGGGGTCTTGATCTGCTTCCTCGGAGGATTGATGGCCGTGGACATCGTGCCGCGAAAGGCCACGGGAGCCGCGCTGGGGGTCGTGGGAATAGCAAGCTACATCGCGGCGGGCATTCAGGACGTAGCGTCGGGATGGCTCATAGACAGACACATCACCGTAGCCGCCGACGGCGCGAAGCACTACGATTTCGGGCCTGTGGCACTATTCTGGATCGCGGCGTCAGTGATTTCGTTCCTGCTGCCGCTGTTAAACAAAAGCAAAGGGAAAATGGCTTAA
- a CDS encoding BACON domain-containing protein — protein sequence MNPKIKTTRWRFAMFLAVSLFIACEHEFEQKLPLAINQHKLTLDASAGSTPVLVYATESWTAFFAEDISWAAIRRHTGRGNGEFVLEYGDNPGIARMTEIIIRSNGLEKNIVVTQTGVVSEPEILLTEPTKELNAAGGEIVLPFETNLTGALDRIAAKTVCLDVDGGELPDAEPWIADIRIAADAVTFTAAANATGAVRKLRLTLEVDDAVNGTLYTTSTNLTQIAGE from the coding sequence ATGAATCCTAAAATAAAAACGACAAGGTGGCGATTTGCAATGTTTCTGGCCGTGTCGCTGTTCATTGCCTGCGAGCATGAGTTCGAACAGAAGCTGCCGCTCGCCATTAATCAGCACAAATTGACCCTCGACGCTTCGGCTGGTTCCACGCCCGTTCTGGTCTATGCGACGGAATCTTGGACGGCTTTTTTTGCCGAAGACATTTCGTGGGCGGCGATCCGGCGGCATACGGGGCGCGGGAACGGCGAATTTGTACTTGAATACGGGGATAATCCGGGTATTGCCCGGATGACGGAGATCATTATCCGGTCGAACGGACTTGAAAAAAATATCGTCGTTACGCAAACCGGCGTTGTGTCTGAGCCGGAAATTCTGCTGACCGAACCGACCAAAGAACTCAATGCTGCGGGTGGAGAGATCGTCCTTCCGTTTGAGACCAATCTGACCGGGGCGCTTGATCGCATTGCGGCGAAAACGGTGTGTCTCGATGTCGACGGAGGGGAGCTTCCCGATGCCGAGCCGTGGATTGCCGATATCCGGATCGCAGCGGATGCGGTAACTTTTACGGCCGCAGCCAATGCAACGGGAGCGGTCCGCAAACTTCGGCTGACACTGGAAGTTGACGATGCAGTGAACGGGACGTTGTACACGACGTCGACGAACCTCACGCAAATCGCAGGAGAATAG
- a CDS encoding glycerophosphodiester phosphodiesterase family protein yields MKRLLILLLACFSLLDGTTQTRNAAADRASAIVAEIHSPASKKVLVASHRGDWRNYPENSLPAIRSAIEMGVDIVEIDLALTSDSVLVLCHDRTIDRTTSGKGLIAEITYDSIRRVNLRAGQNAVTHWKVPTLEEALILCKDKIVVNIDKGFQYYGLIHPLLEKYGMLEQVLIKSNVTADRAAATFSKYVDNCLFMPIVNFGKKSYRKILESYERLKYPLLAYEICWSEYTPEVETCMREVIAGGSKLWVNSLWPSLNGGLCDDAAIEGDPAEVYGKLVDMGATLIQTDRPELLISYLRSRGLHD; encoded by the coding sequence ATGAAAAGATTACTGATCCTGCTCCTTGCGTGTTTTTCCCTGCTCGACGGGACGACGCAAACAAGAAATGCCGCCGCCGACCGTGCGTCGGCCATTGTTGCCGAAATTCACAGCCCTGCCTCAAAAAAGGTGTTGGTAGCTTCCCACCGCGGCGATTGGCGCAACTACCCTGAAAATTCACTCCCTGCCATCCGCAGCGCCATCGAAATGGGGGTCGACATTGTAGAAATAGATTTGGCGCTGACTTCGGACAGCGTGCTGGTACTCTGTCACGACCGTACCATCGACCGGACGACTTCGGGCAAAGGACTTATTGCGGAAATTACTTATGATTCCATTCGGCGGGTGAATTTGCGTGCGGGGCAGAATGCGGTCACACATTGGAAAGTACCCACGCTCGAAGAGGCGCTCATATTATGCAAAGACAAAATTGTCGTCAATATCGACAAAGGATTTCAATATTACGGGTTGATACATCCGTTGCTTGAAAAATACGGCATGCTGGAACAGGTGCTCATCAAAAGCAATGTCACCGCCGACCGTGCCGCCGCGACTTTCTCGAAATATGTCGACAATTGTCTTTTCATGCCCATTGTAAACTTCGGGAAGAAATCGTACCGAAAAATTCTCGAAAGCTATGAACGACTGAAATATCCATTGTTGGCTTACGAAATCTGCTGGTCGGAATACACGCCCGAGGTCGAGACCTGCATGCGCGAAGTCATCGCCGGCGGTTCGAAACTGTGGGTGAACTCCCTGTGGCCCTCCCTGAACGGCGGGCTTTGCGACGATGCCGCGATAGAAGGCGACCCGGCCGAGGTATATGGGAAACTGGTCGATATGGGCGCCACGCTGATCCAGACCGACCGGCCCGAACTGCTGATCTCCTACCTCCGCTCGCGCGGACTGCACGACTGA
- a CDS encoding sulfatase family protein: protein MARDILFLGTAVFGGLTAAGAQDMTPQRPNILFCIADDAAWLHFGAYGCGWVSTPVFDSVAARGVLFENCYTPNAKSAPSRASLLTGRYSWQLGEAGNHICRFPEDIKVFTEALEEAGYDVAFTGKGWAPGDPGMRNGRKRRLTGEAWQSRKLTPPTPEILATDYAANFSDFLSSREDVSRPWFFWFGCREPHRRYEYGSGAAKGGRTTGEIDRVPAFWPDNETVRNDMLDYGFELEHYDRQLGLMLARLEELGELDNTLIIVTSDNGMPFPRAKGTQYEYAHHMPLAVMWLRGVSAPGRREAAYVSFVDIAPTVLELAGTDPATAGMGRLPGGSLVPLLRNEPDPCAVLRGRALLGRERHDNGRPGDQGYPIRGIVRDGWLYLCNLKPWLLPGGNPETGYRDIDSSPTKTAILQLKRSGQDSRYYDLSMGPRPAEELYHVETDRECLVNRIGEVSCRVLADSLRAELFRTLRGQGDPRMTGDGDVFDRYPYDKPGKDRVYERTLSGEIVPWEQSNWVLPTDYEQYETIKN from the coding sequence ATGGCTCGTGACATTCTGTTTTTGGGAACGGCGGTTTTCGGAGGTCTGACGGCCGCCGGGGCGCAGGATATGACGCCGCAGCGTCCTAATATTCTGTTCTGCATTGCCGACGATGCCGCATGGCTTCATTTCGGGGCCTATGGCTGTGGATGGGTCTCGACACCGGTTTTCGACAGCGTGGCCGCACGGGGTGTGCTGTTCGAGAACTGCTATACTCCGAATGCGAAATCGGCGCCTTCGCGTGCGTCGCTGCTTACGGGGCGTTACTCGTGGCAGTTGGGCGAGGCGGGAAATCACATCTGCCGTTTCCCCGAGGATATCAAGGTCTTCACCGAAGCGCTCGAAGAGGCGGGCTACGACGTGGCTTTCACCGGCAAGGGCTGGGCTCCGGGCGACCCCGGCATGAGGAACGGCCGCAAACGGCGACTGACGGGTGAGGCGTGGCAGAGCCGGAAACTGACGCCTCCGACCCCCGAGATACTCGCTACGGATTATGCGGCGAATTTTTCCGACTTTCTCTCCTCGCGTGAGGATGTGTCGCGGCCGTGGTTCTTCTGGTTCGGCTGCCGCGAGCCGCACCGACGTTACGAATACGGCAGCGGGGCGGCCAAAGGCGGCCGGACAACCGGGGAGATCGACCGTGTTCCGGCCTTCTGGCCCGACAACGAGACGGTGCGCAACGACATGCTGGATTACGGATTCGAACTCGAACATTACGACCGGCAGTTGGGATTGATGCTGGCCCGGCTGGAGGAGCTCGGGGAGCTGGACAATACGCTCATCATCGTCACGTCGGACAACGGTATGCCCTTTCCGCGCGCCAAAGGAACCCAGTACGAGTATGCGCACCACATGCCGCTGGCCGTGATGTGGCTGCGGGGAGTGAGCGCCCCGGGACGGCGGGAGGCGGCCTATGTCTCGTTCGTCGACATCGCACCGACCGTTCTGGAGCTCGCCGGGACCGATCCCGCCACGGCAGGCATGGGGCGGCTCCCGGGCGGGAGCCTCGTGCCGCTGCTGAGGAATGAACCGGACCCCTGCGCCGTACTGCGCGGGCGGGCGCTGCTGGGGCGCGAGCGGCACGACAACGGACGGCCCGGGGATCAGGGTTATCCGATCCGGGGCATCGTGCGCGACGGCTGGCTCTATCTGTGCAACCTCAAACCGTGGCTGCTGCCCGGCGGCAATCCGGAAACGGGCTACCGCGACATCGACAGCTCTCCGACGAAAACCGCGATTCTGCAACTGAAACGCAGCGGACAGGACAGCCGCTACTACGACCTGTCGATGGGACCGCGTCCGGCGGAGGAGCTGTACCATGTCGAAACGGATCGTGAATGCCTTGTAAACCGCATCGGGGAGGTTTCGTGCCGGGTTCTGGCGGATTCGCTGCGTGCCGAGCTTTTCCGGACGCTGCGCGGGCAGGGCGATCCGCGGATGACGGGGGACGGCGACGTATTCGACCGCTATCCCTACGACAAGCCGGGTAAGGACCGGGTTTACGAACGGACCCTCAGCGGCGAGATCGTCCCGTGGGAACAGTCGAACTGGGTACTTCCGACCGATTACGAACAATACGAAACAATAAAAAATTAA